A genomic region of Plasmodium falciparum 3D7 genome assembly, chromosome: 11 contains the following coding sequences:
- a CDS encoding structural maintenance of chromosomes protein 5, putative, protein MRNLNKRKLTCVENQSCKKRSRCDVGDKNDNDIILKSENKTRKNIKIKVDKESKEKKGKNINDKEQDDVIFMNDVDGYNTEYFKNLKKGAIIEMTLYNWMVFSGPITLRANKGINLIAAANASGKSSIACALVFGLGYNSNILSRNKELINFIKKGEKKSFIEITLKCDEEKKYICIKRIMNIINNKVESFWFVNNKKENYEKIEKIQKEFNLNLDNLITFMPQENVSKFSRLNPEELFECTLLAIDKKLLDDYNYLKKKIEEKKTGENKIKTYEHEIIEEEKIINDLEKKKSKYENLRMLLSRMKLYRVKKSLLLIEHKKKQVINIKEHIESLIKEKDTHFNTLKYYLSELEKCHKVINNLSIEYSSKKIIIKESLNKYMKLNLTLEDMEKQIIKEEKIMDDTVQNIYENKECIKELENKKKKIKEEIYKLEEFFNEKKDERINKILTIEQNKMNENPSIISKKIKNINNTLNDDNQYHNIKEKELQNDLKKISDENKKLLMKKYNLQSEYKSILDKLKKRKNYKNIQEEKFLNSIEFTLRERILNYKKNIKNIVETYNLLNKEYIENLKKKYDQTKLHNINEFNDEIVDELSKQNIIYGPLCKYIKCIKPQYDYILEYFLKKYFNSFLLIQKDNKELLEVLYKKYKLSIITTNDKYSDMNKDSINGNNIINYNDRNNNNNNNNNNAIPGYPKFCQVTNEMKKRGVEYFLYELFDSPEVVKNSLINIVPIHISFIVKGDTLKNKTTKEINEFNTFMINEISKQLNEEVRSLFYFCEDNIHRYRISTYDKNIFIENFSHIEKKKCKILFYMNKDVKKDIDNLMERKEICEKELEELQIQFSEFEKMKKEKNDEYNKIILERNEMNIKKKKCTLLKNELIKIDENLDKYMKGENIIEEKKNMILKNINLINKKKIDICDEYLYILKEHSKYDKELFYIYHKLNQWKKYLSIIKNENIENEEKHENLKNTIEIEKNKLNSYIYDINELNGLLKIQKNELSQEEINTLDTIHFNLEQVENKLKECIIQEKIYNNLDSNNNKCEEKYNILLLSIERHKENVQNKIKQIDNLKETISENEKQIHFILPQWSNQINEYIIFLNYNFEKFMNFINPEFYGKIDLIKKNDIYEKCELYIKVKFKKNAPFLLLSISHQSGGERSLTTMLYILSIQKLTKNGFYVLDELNQGLDHINEQKIFQLLSCLSNPIMYKQYFLHNYNYKYIHIDYCSIPQYFILTPQIIKNIVFKDITVHYLFNGFGVVDKQFDNFYENYIS, encoded by the coding sequence ATGAGAAATTTAAACAAGAGGAAGTTAACATGTGTCGAAAACCAAAGTTGTAAAAAAAGAAGTAGGTGTGATGTGGgagataaaaatgataatgatataatactTAAATCAGAAAATAAAACCCGGaagaatattaaaataaaagtgGACAAAGAAAGTAAAGAAAAGAAAGgcaaaaatattaatgataaagaACAAGATgatgttatatttatgaatgaTGTGGATGGTTATAATAcggaatattttaaaaatttaaaaaaaggtGCGATCATAGAAATGACGTTATATAATTGGATGGTTTTTAGTGGTCCTATAACTCTAAGGGCTAATAAAGGAATAAATTTAATAGCTGCTGCTAATGCAAGTGGTAAATCTTCGATTGCTTGTGCTTTGGTGTTTGGTTTAGgatataatagtaatatattatctcgaaataaagaattaataaattttataaagaaaGGTGAAAAGAAGAGTTTTATAGAAATTACGTTAAAATGTGATgaagagaaaaaatatatatgcataaaaagaattatgaatattataaataataaagtgGAGAGTTTTTGGTttgttaataataagaaagaaaattatgaaaaaattgaaaaaattcaaaaagaATTCAATTTAAATTTAGATAATTTAATTACATTTATGCCTCAAGAAAATGTTAGTAAATTTTCTAGACTAAATCCAGAAGAATTATTTGAATGCACATTATTAGCTattgataaaaaattattggatgattataattatttaaaaaagaagattgaagaaaaaaaaactggagaaaataaaattaaaacatatgaACATGAAATtatagaagaagaaaaaattataaatgatttagaaaaaaaaaaaagcaaatatgaaaatttaagAATGTTATTATCGAGAATGAAATTATACAGAGTAAAGAAATCTTTGCTTTTAATTGAACACAAAAAGAAAcaagttataaatataaaggaaCATATAGAATCATTGATTAAAGAAAAGGATACCCATTTTAATACcttgaaatattatttgtcTGAATTAGAAAAATGTCACAaagttattaataatttgtcAATAGAATATAGTTCAAAAAAGATAATTATTAAAGAATcacttaataaatatatgaaactTAATTTAACCTTAGAAGATAtggaaaaacaaataattaaaGAAGAGAAAATTATGGATGACACagttcaaaatatatatgaaaataaagagtgtataaaagaattagaaaataagaaaaaaaaaataaaagaagaaatatacaaattagaagaattttttaatgaaaaaaaggatgaaagaattaataaaatattaacaatagaacaaaataaaatgaatgaaaaTCCTTCTATaataagtaaaaaaataaaaaatataaataatacattaaatgatgataatcaatatcataatataaaagaaaaagaattacaaaatgatttaaaaaaaatatctgatgaaaataaaaaattattaatgaaaaaatataatttacaatcagaatataaatctatattagataaattaaaaaaaagaaaaaattataaaaatatacaagaaGAAAAATTTCTTAATAGTATTGAATTTACATTAAGAGAAagaattttaaattataaaaaaaatattaaaaatattgtagaaacatataatttattaaataaggaatatatagaaaatttaaaaaaaaaatatgatcaaaccaaattacataatataaatgaattcaATGATGAAATTGTTGATGAATTatcaaaacaaaatataatatatggacctttatgtaaatatataaaatgtataaaaccacaatatgattatattctagaatattttttaaagaaatattttaatagttTTCTATTAATTCAAAAAGACAACAAAGAATTATTGGAAgtcttatataaaaaatataaattatctaTTATAACGACCAATGATAAATATTCTGATATGAACAAGGATAGTATAAATGgtaacaatataataaattataatgatcgtaataataataataataataataataataatgcgATTCCTGGATATCCTAAATTTTGCCAAGTTActaatgaaatgaaaaaaagaggtgtggaatattttttatatgaacttTTTGATAGCCCAGAAGTTGTAAAGAATAGTCTTATAAACATTGTACCTAtacatatatcttttattgtTAAAGGAGatactttaaaaaataagaccacaaaagaaattaatgaatttaatacatttatgATTAATGAAATATCCAAACAATTAAATGAAGAGGTTAGGagcttattttatttttgtgaaGATAATATACACCGTTATCGTATTAGtacatatgataaaaatatatttatagagaATTTTTCtcatatagaaaaaaaaaaatgtaaaatattattttatatgaataaagatgtaaaaaaagatatagaCAATTTAATGGAAAGGAAAGAAATATGTGAAAAAGAACTTGAAGAATTACAAATACAATTTTCTGAGtttgaaaaaatgaaaaaagaaaaaaatgatgaatacaataaaataattttagaaAGAAAcgaaatgaatataaaaaaaaagaaatgtactttattaaaaaatgaattaataaaaatagatgaaaatttagataaatatatgaaaggggaaaatattattgaagaaaaaaaaaatatgattcttaaaaatattaatttaataaataaaaaaaaaattgatatatgtgatgaatatttatatattttaaaagaacatagtaaatatgataaggaattgttttatatttatcataaattAAATCAATGGAAGAAATATTtatcaataataaaaaatgaaaatatagaaaatgaagaaaaacatgaaaatttaaaaaatactaTTGAAatcgaaaaaaataaattaaattcttatatatatgatataaatgaattaaatggtttattaaaaatacaaaaaaatgaattaagcCAAGAAGAAATCAATACCTTAGATActatacattttaatttaGAACAAGtcgaaaataaattaaaagaatgtATTAttcaagaaaaaatatataataatttagatagtaataataataaatgtgaagaaaaatataatatattattattatctatagaaagacataaagaaaatgttcaaaataaaataaaacaaatagataatttaaaagaaaccatatcagaaaatgaaaaacaaatacattttatattaccaCAGTGGTCAaatcaaataaatgaatatattattttcctaaattataattttgaaaaGTTTATGAATTTTATTAATCCAGAATTCTATGGAAAAATAGATctaatcaaaaaaaatgatatatatgaaaaatgtgaattatatattaaagtcaaatttaaaaaaaacgcacctttcttattattatctatatctCATCAATCAGGAGGTGAAAGATCTTTAACAactatgttatatattttatctatacaaaaattaacaaaaaatgGGTTCTATGTTCTAGATGAATTAAATCAAGGGTTAGATCATATTAACGAACAGAAAATTTTCCAATTACTTTCTTGCTTATCAAATCCTATTATGTATAAACAATACTtcttacataattataattataaatatattcacatCGATTATTGTTCAATACctcaatattttatattaacaccacaaattattaaaaatatcgTTTTTAAAGATATTACTGTACATTATCTTTTTAATGGTTTTGGAGTTGTCGATAAGCAATTTGATAATTTTTAcgaaaattatatatcatga
- a CDS encoding 13 kDa ribonucleoprotein-associated protein, putative has protein sequence MSNTLISNESVHNSEVEEEEEEINAKIFPLASPELTNQILDVIQRATVYRQLKRGANEAVKSLHKGISELVVLAADAKPLEIISHIPLVCEDKNTPYVYVRSKMALGRACGISRSVIATSIVTKDGSPLETQITELKDLIEQMLI, from the exons atgtccaATACATTAATTTCAAACGAAAGCGTGCATAATTCAGAGGTCGAAGAAGaggaagaagaaataaatgcAAAGATTTTCCCATTAGCTTCTCCAGAATTAACAAATCAAATATTAGATGTTATTCAAAGGGCTACTGTGTATAGGCAATTAAAAAGAGGGGCAAATGAAG ctGTTAAAAGTTTACATAAGGGAATATCAGAATTAGTTGTTTTGGCTGCTGATGCTAAACCTTTGGAGATAATTTCGCACATACCTCTAGTATGTGAAGACAAG aATACTCCTTATGTTTATGTAAGAAGTAAAATGGCACTGGGACGAGCTTGCGGAATTTCACGATCTGTTATTGCAACGTCTATAGTAACAAAAGATGGATCACCTTTAGAAACACAAATTACGGAGCTTAAAGATTTAATTGAACAGATgttaatatga
- a CDS encoding endoplasmic reticulum oxidoreductin, putative: MKICLIPVFLSLIIYVILFLKGKKIGDLYITEHLRNKFENILLYFNIFEVQYPESYLNNEKLLGLHVRDIEKDAYRAYPILKELKQKDYFRIFKVNLHLSCKVFLKGNEKCKEIKKCSVCECEQDEIPYNFRTNEIEIIENKMTNEDLKKTFIESKLYKDILGIYAPSNEGFISYVDLVYNSPSFTAYEGRNIWNMIYKENCFQNEKSECEEMNSFYKIISGMQSNIAVLSSEYFYLKNDFLFGEIQINNKFNNDYFKNLNYDYSVTFFKEKIGLYPERIENLYFTFAILLRSMCRLKSLFKQCKCNSGYEQNDKEAVRLLDDLLENFYHSCSSKEFLEPLFPQHGKDILSKFMNITNILDCVPCVKCRLHGKLKTTALQIALVEGVSDEHIGSLERNEITALINALYYFADSILIINKFEDRLKLKKTIFIFYVLSFSLFLFLVIYSIIFLTIRNYKKKKKKVA; this comes from the exons atgaaaatttgcTTAATACCAGTATTTTTAtccttaataatatatgttattttatttttaaaagggAAGAAAATAGgtgatttatatattactgAGCATTTAAGAAATAAgtttgaaaatattttattgtattttaatatttttgaagTACAATACCCTGAAagttatttaaataatgaaaaattattaggATTACATGTAAGGGATATTGAAAAAGATGCATACAGAGCATATcctatattaaaagaattaaaacaaaaagatTATTTTAGAATATTCAAAGTTAATTTACATTTATCATGTAAAGTATTTTTAAAAGGTAATGAAAAAtgtaaagaaataaaaaaatgtagtGTTTGTGAATGTGAACAAGATGAAATACCATATAATTTTAGAACTAATGAAATCGaaattatagaaaataaaatgacaAATGAAGATCTAAAAAAAACTTTTATAGAAAGTAAATTGTATAAAGATATTTTAGGAATATATGCACCTTCAAATGAAGGATTTATATCTTATGTAGATCTTGTTTATAATTCTCCATCCTTTACAGCATATGAGGGTAGAAATATATG GAATATGATTTACAAAGAAAATTGTTTTCAGAATGAAAAAAGTGAATGTGAAGAAATGAACAGTttctataaaataatttctgGAATGCAATCCAATATTGCTGTTTTGTCAtcagaatatttttatttaaagaacGATTTTCTATTTGGTGAAATCcagataaataataaatttaataatgattattttaaaaatctaaattatgattatagtgtgactttttttaaagaaaaaataggTCTATATCCAGAAAGAATAGAAAActtatattttacttttgCAATTTTGTTAAGGTCTATGTGCCGTCTTAAGTCCTTATTTAAACAATGTAAATGTAATTCAG gctATGAACAGAATGATAAAGAAGCAGTGAGACTATTAGATGACCTATTAgaaaatttttatcattccTGTTCCTCAAAAGAATTTCTGGAACCTCTTTTTCCACAACATggaaaagatatattatcaaaatttatGAACATAACAAATATTCTTGATTGTGTACCTTGTGTTAAATGTAGGCTACATGGGAAGTTAAAAACAACAGCATTGCAAATAGCACTTGTG gaaGGAGTGAGTGACGAACATATTGGCTCACTTGAACGGAACGAAATCACTGCCCTCATAAATGCCCTATACTACTTTGCAGAttctatattaataataaacaa ATTTGAGGACAGactaaaattaaaaaagaccatttttattttttacgtattatccttttctctatttttattcctagtaatatattcaataatTTTTCTAACTATTcgaaattacaaaaaaaaaaaaaaaaaagtagcataa
- a CDS encoding BEACH domain-containing protein, putative, with protein MEKSQKIRSFNLLFLEEDEEYIDDMLITMKTKKEKHDNKNSSINNNTNEKCTFIYVELKGRLRLCSKSLIFEAYDVDEEVLKFPFKKLENVKLGIFKNEIIIKTCEVIRIKTIIHNKKTRCISQFSYERKYKKNINVLNNLYNEYYDEYKTIDNNNIDEKIHIFEKLLNNFDDFLDLNKSYNNKHVFVDDTKKENINNTHVNSDEEKKKKNIKMQNEKNDSIFLNTHMSDAIGNKVECDHNNNNNNNNKNNDDDRNQNIQTQNKNNDNKKKSQDNDKGNVCNNEPPFDRDQINYQTKGMSINSESSTEKEKSFVYIFSCENSTMLMKKMKHIYELIIKIKTAMIINEKQMDILIKEKKSKYKSGNKERAEEMINKNNNIMINGNSNSNSNNNSNNNRNVFKSDNIKDNNYNKDIKKIDENKMNEYCTNNSVVKNKELNLDKYIESIMDKLKENVKFDISSINIHEKIITNRIDGFWVYKVSPLLKVKGILNITNKYIYFQPHPNFTNKKEKKWSVEKILHVFKRIITMKPNALEIIFENEKRKKYDSLYIEFLSYDDREIIIHILKRLKSECFFIEENKDFVYVVQEKWSQGYISNYIYLDFLNCIGGRSRKDFSQYPIYPWVISSYTTNEKLEYDNKEIYRDLSKPVGCLNKNRLNSLIEKMHDHDYFYGSHYSTLAYVVYFLIRLYPECQLKLQSGKFDTISRMFLSLESTYHTALNANSSFIELIPEFYEDDESFLKNYLNIITNEGNINDVILPKWCSSPKEFLIFMKNALESNYVNQNINSWIDLIFGYKQNGHNAKECFNLFHPLTYMHSILNEKLSRDYNNKDNYERYNAEQENTFEQNFNQNIKDLITTMSSKALKTQLHEFGQCPYQIFKQPHVSKKEVYTFVYNEKISNFFWYYSDVINQLLREEIIKKKKKKNNINSNNNNNNKMKKKKYNHNIAKVYGANKISMEKRYSEDGSLVHYDYEEEDVINGNMGYDMDDMEDMDDMDDMNDMDNMDNMDNMDNMDNMNNMEDNTQNNTQNMFDDDDVIDANRAARRCPFPYNTSSEKQRNILVESKNLKYENINKKTKDEEYCDYFKRYNWTLHRAETFSSCKIRGIASTSEHSCFSCNNGYIKLITHKDLLNCNIKNNNNFISLKISDDNFSCINNFENNYILGTSTGKIVFINPKSILHIDNKKKNRTCDKNKIDIKQKGKNQNTNEEIIKNNNVLFTNYNNEDEKNIFSDDFSDEIFNFYSNESSDFLFSSFEDIFYEKHENIYDNVNSKEDKSLFFNNNNNNNNNNNIYSQLISKKIHNDTINSISYSYNYIATGSSDETIELINADTNFDIVQVYDNFDDKVRYVQLKNKLLFAISNDLKLFDIRVGKKNIYLNNINNFNSYNKLFINVSNHNRGAKKNMEFARKRVYKNVHGNDNMMCGNNNIMCGNNNIMCGNNNMMCGNNNIMCGNNNIMCGNNSMMCGNNKNNFICGPYQDNYVYVNYLNKQFLFEKKIKKNVHPNFSKNQPNIIHACLINDYNILCVDEKDYLYFYDIRNEKWHNILSTSSSMGNIKNNNKYNSKKKRNYKIVSAACNKQRLCLVNNDGHVFYEHMNFCDNNNILSKTNFFPRISLITTKYITFFNHFDDINNMNNDYILFISEDAQMEIYKKGN; from the coding sequence ATGGAGAAATCACAAAAAATACGATCCTTTAATTTGCTTTTTTTAGAGGAGGATGAGGAATACATTGATGACATGTTAATAACGATGAAAACAAAGAAAGAAAAgcatgataataaaaatagcagtattaataataatacaaatgaaaagtgtacttttatttatgttgAATTAAAGGGTCGATTAAGACTTTGCTCGAAATCATTAATTTTTGAAGCGTATGATGTTGATGAGGAAGTACTTAAGTttccttttaaaaaattagagAATGTAAAATTaggaatatttaaaaatgaaattataattaagaCATGTGAAGTGATACGAATTAAAactattatacataataagaAAACCAGATGTATATCACAATTTAGTtatgaaagaaaatataagaaaaacataaacgtgttaaataatttatataatgaatattatgatgaatataaaaccattgataataataatatagatgaaaaaatacatatatttgaaaaattattaaataattttgatgATTTTTTAGACCTAAACAaatcttataataataaacatgtATTTGTGGATGAtacgaaaaaagaaaatataaataatacacatGTAAATTcagatgaagaaaaaaaaaaaaaaaatataaaaatgcaaaacgaaaaaaatgattCTATTTTTCTAAATACGCATATGAGTGATGCTATAGGTAACAAAGTAGAGTGTGAccataacaataataataataataataataaaaataatgatgatgataggaatcaaaatatacaaacacaaaataaaaataatgataataaaaaaaaaagccaAGATAATGATAAAGGTAATGTTTGTAATAATGAACCTCCTTTTGATAGAGATCAGATAAATTACCAAACAAAAGGAATGTCAATAAATTCAGAAAGTTCaacagaaaaagaaaaaagtttTGTGTACATTTTTTCTTGTGAGAACTCAACAATgcttatgaaaaaaatgaaacatatCTATGagttgataataaaaataaagacaGCAATGATCATTAATGAAAAACAAATGGATATTTtgataaaagaaaagaaaagtaaatataaatcgGGAAATAAAGAACGAGCTGAAGAgatgataaataaaaataacaatattatgattaatggtaatagtaatagtaatagtaataataatagtaataataataggaaTGTATTTAAATCAGATAATATAaaggataataattataataaagatataaaaaaaatagatgagaataaaatgaatgaataCTGTACAAATAATAGtgttgtaaaaaataaagaattaaatttggataaatatatagaaagtATTAtggataaattaaaagagaATGTAAAATTTGATATTAGCAGTATAAATATCCATGAGAAAATTATTACAAATCGAATTGATGGTTTTTGGGTTTATAAAGTATCTCCTTTATTAAAAGTAAAAggtattttaaatattactaataaatatatatatttccagCCACATCCAAATTTTACaaataagaaagaaaagaaatggAGTGTTGAAAAGATTTTACATgtatttaaaagaataataacGATGAAACCTAATGCTTTGGAAATAATTTTTGAAAAtgagaaaaggaaaaaatatgattctttatatatagaatttttatcatatgatgatagagaaataataatacatatattgaaAAGATTAAAATCTGaatgtttttttattgaagaaaataaagatttTGTGTATGTAGTACAAGAGAAATGGTCTCAAGGATATAtaagtaattatatatatttagatttTTTGAATTGTATTGGTGGTAGAAGTCGAAAAGATTTTTCTCAGTATCCTATATATCCATGGGTTATTTCAAGTTATACAACTAATGAGAAACttgaatatgataataaagaaatatatcgTGATTTATCAAAACCAGTTGGttgtttaaataaaaatcgCTTAAATTcattaatagaaaaaatgCATGATcatgattatttttatggtTCTCATTATTCTACCTTAGCATatgttgtatattttttaattagaTTGTATCCGGAATGTCAATTAAAATTACAGAGTGGAAAATTTGATACAATATCAAGAATGTTTTTATCTCTTGAAAGTACTTATCATACAGCGTTGAATGCAAATTCCTCTTTTATAGAATTGATTCCAGAATTttatgaagatgatgaaagctttttaaaaaattatttaaatattataacaaatgaaggtaatataaatgatgttATATTACCAAAATGGTGTTCTAGTCCTAAggaatttttaatttttatgaaaaacgCATTAGAAAGTAATTATGtgaatcaaaatataaattcttGGATAGATCTAATTTTTGGTTATAAACAAAATGGTCATAATGCAAAAGaatgttttaatttatttcatcCTTTAACATACATGCATTCGATTTTAAATGAAAAGTTATCTAgagattataataataaagataattatGAAAGATATAATGCAGAACAAGAAAACACTTTTGAACAGAATTTTAATCAAAACATTAAAGATTTAATTACTACTATGTCATCCAAAGCTTTGAAAACTCAACTTCATGAATTCGGACAGTGTCCTTATCAAATATTTAAACAACCTCATGTATCCAAGAAGGAAGTGTATACTTTTgtttataatgaaaaaatatccaattttttttggtattatTCTGATGTAATAAATCAATTGTTGAGGGAAgaaataatcaaaaaaaaaaaaaaaaaaaataatattaatagtaataataataataataataaaatgaaaaaaaaaaaatataatcataatattgCAAAGGTTTATGGGGCAAATAAGATAAGCATGGAGAAGCGTTATAGTGAGGATGGTTCTTTGGTTCATTATGATTATGAAGAGGAGGACGTGATAAATGGTAATATGGGATATGATATGGATGATATGGAAGATATGGATGATATGGATGACATGAAtgatatggataatatggataatatggataatatggataatatggataatatgaataatatggaaGATAATACCCAAAATAATACCCAAAATATGTTTGATGATGACGATGTGATTGATGCTAACCGTGCAGCGAGGAGGTGTCCTTTCCCATACAACACATCTTCAGAGAAACAAAGGAATATTTTGGTTGAATCTAAAAACTTGAagtatgaaaatataaataaaaaaacaaaggaTGAAGAATATTgtgattattttaaaagatataattgGACTTTACATAGAGCAGAAACGTTTTCCTCATGTAAAATAAGAGGAATAGCTAGTACTTCTGAACATAGTTGTTTTTCTTGTAATAATgggtatataaaattaataacacATAAAGATTTATTGaattgtaatataaaaaataataataattttatttccttAAAAATAAGTGATGATAATTTTTcttgtataaataattttgaaaataattatatcttAGGAACATCTACTGGTAAGATTGTGTTTATAAATCCGAAGAGTATATTacatatagataataaaaaaaaaaatagaacatgtgataaaaataaaatagatataaaacaaaaaggaaaaaatcaaaatacaaatgaagagataattaaaaataataatgtattatttactaattataataatgaggaTGAGAAAAATATCTTTAGTGATGACTTTTCTgatgaaatatttaatttttatagtaACGAATCAAgtgattttttatttagttCTTTtgaagatatattttatgaaaagcatgagaatatatatgataatgtaAATAGTAAGGAAGATAaaagtttattttttaataataataataataataataataataataatatatatagtcaACTTATatctaaaaaaatacataatgaTACAATTAACAGCATTAGTTATAGCTATAATTATATAGCAACAGGTTCATCTGATGAAACCATAGAATTAATAAATGCGGACACAAACTTTGATATTGTACAAGTTTATGATAATTTTGATGATAAAGTTAGATATgtacaattaaaaaataaattattatttgccATATCAAATGATTTAAAACTTTTTGATATTAGAGTTggtaaaaagaatatatatcttaataatataaataattttaatagttataataaattatttattaatgtaTCAAATCATAATAGGggtgcaaaaaaaaatatggaattTGCTAGAAAGAGGGTCTATAAAAATGTACATGGTAATGACAATATGATGtgtggtaataataatataatgtgtggtaataataatataatgtgtGGTAATAACAATATGATGTGTggtaataacaatataatgtgtggtaataacaatataatgTGTGGTAATAATAGTATGATGTGtggaaataataagaataatttcATATGTGGGCCATATCAagataattatgtatatgtaaattatttaaacaaaCAATTcctttttgaaaaaaaaataaaaaaaaatgttcacCCTAATTTTAGTAAGAATCAACCGAATATTATACATGCATGTCTTattaatgattataatatattatgtgtagATGAAAaggattatttatatttttatgatatacgAAATGAGAAGTGGCATAATATCCTATCGACCTCATCATCAAtgggaaatataaaaaataataacaaatataattcaaaaaagaaaagaaattataaaatagttTCTGCTGCTTGTAATAAACAACGTTTATGTTTAGTAAATAATGATGGACATGTTTTTTATGAACATATGAATttttgtgataataataatatattatcaaaaacaAATTTTTTCCCAAGGATCTCATTAATaacaacaaaatatataacattctTTAATCAttttgatgatataaataatatgaataatgattatattttatttataagtgAAGATGCACAAATggaaatatacaaaaagggaaactaa